A stretch of the Uranotaenia lowii strain MFRU-FL chromosome 3, ASM2978415v1, whole genome shotgun sequence genome encodes the following:
- the LOC129754079 gene encoding uncharacterized protein LOC129754079 isoform X2, with protein sequence MSGTSPERQCADAGSEEILAEVILYGYDSENMIQPEIIPLDLDIEGNVPLARNKSPTNSTNSRNIIDSSESYGETSGGSSDPTNTVMAKFEEISSNFSPRILEQILSNSEGGREVISKAKLGELSQHKSKVLVDVIAQWHLQNRSSLTSQDLRTYALSVTTLFPFEDAKKYYVPKAGGRKNNSGKIANRIGNIKQRKRRLDLQEEKHAESCKIGPPSEEKLDRLVIEANQWLELNCQPWSTVLDNWKTSFQFRKKHLRAEKCIDKIFTTYPQLKYENGYQLIDIDFQLLFPKAPNGIKRLDELRPIVIEVLSKKAVDPFTTTLQTLLVNNSTADTKLCALLLALNAILPPIAVGRRYKPTIRDAQQDTILFVPTSAQIDLQLESLYETYKDKGLPIVPKLVVVGSVTEIEGSFIVGYHKKLYHTQSAARALDIVVKLTAVHNLPYAKLSKLVWHFITDYIYQIKQLETYSAIEELKRHLTKTEGKKHD encoded by the exons atGTCAGGAACAAGTCCGGAACGACAATGCGCAGATGCTGGTTCTGAGGAAATCTTAGCTGAGGTGATCCTGTACGGTTATGATTCTGAAAACATGATCCAACCGGAAATCATTCCGTTGGACTTGGACATTGAAGGAAACGTTCCATTAGCTCGAAATAAGTCTCCTACGAACAGCACCAACTCAAGGAACATTATTGATTCAAGCGAAAGTTATGGCGAAACGTCTGGAGGTTCTTCAGATCCGACGAACACAGTTATGGCAAAATTCGAAGAAATTTCGAGCAATTTCTCCCCCCGAATTttagaacaaattctttctaaTTCAGAAGGTGGCCGAGAAGTTATTTCCAAAGCCAAACTCGGAGAGCTCTCTCAACATAAATCAAAAGTACTCGTCGATGTCATTGCTCAATGGCATCTTCAAAATAGGAGTTCCTTAACATCTCAAGACCTTAGAACTTATGCGTTATCTGTCACAACGCTGTTTCCTTTCGAAGACGCT AAGAAATATTATGTTCCAAAAGCCGGTGGCAGAAAAAACAATAGTGGCAAAATAGCTAATAGGATTGGAAACATAAAGCAAAGGAAGCGTAGGCTCGACTTACAGGAAGAAAAACATGCAGAGTCTTGCAAGATCGGTCCGCCTTCTGAGGAAAAGTTGGATCGCTTGGTTATTGAAGCTAACCAATGGTTGGAGTTGAACTGCCAACCTTGGTCAACCGTCCTTGATAACTGGAAAACAAGTTTTCAGTTTCGAAAAAAACACCTTCGCGCCGAAAAATGCATcgataaaatttttacaacataTCCACAATTAAAATACGAAAATGGATATCAACTA ATTGATATCGACTTCCAGCTGTTATTCCCCAAAGCTCCTAACGGAATTAAAAGGTTGGATGAACTGCGGCCTATTGTGATAGAAGTTCTATCAAAAAAAGCGGTCGACCCATTTACCACAACTCTGCAAACGTTGTTGGTAAATAACTCGACAGCAG ACACCAAACTTTGTGCACTTTTGTTGGCCCTCAATGCAATCCTTCCGCCAATCGCTGTAGGTCGGCGATACAAACCGACAATCAGAGACGCGCAACAAGATACGATACTCTTTGTACCAACATCCGCTCAAATAGATTTGCAGCTAGAATCATTATATGAGACCTATAAGGACAAAGGTCTGCCAATAGTGCCTAAGCTGGTTGTCGTAGGTTCGGTTACAGAGATCGAAGGTTCATTCATCGTTGGATACCACAAAAAGTTATACCATACACAATCAGCAGCAAGAGCGTTAGATATAGTTGTGAAGCTCACAGCGGTGCATAACTTACCATATGCAAAGCTTTCCAAACTAGTGTGGCACTTTATAACAGATTACATTTACCAAATCAAACAACTCGAAACGTACAGTGCTATCGAAGAGCTAAAAAGGCATCTAACcaaaacagaaggaaaaaaacatgattaa
- the LOC129754079 gene encoding uncharacterized protein LOC129754079 isoform X1, with protein MIKCFIEKCNRTMPNPNEYFKHLKNDHRLPALFDYKCTHVNCRQTFSKLYTFKKHILKHEELEPSNSSELQPTELADQSITLEPTAAENDVPNKKKKLQNKDFEPNRFIEEFENTALNFTLGLHSKNNITRKDVYEIQKKVKKMLSDIASVLDNLNLDTGDPEVNFSFKQIIESMNNFFDSMNSDHKLFEKLKNKGLFQLPTIVSLDQSSNLQLRNILEEEENQDSFLILMPIAEQLRLFFECENVLQDTLENTSKMEKSKDISNHVNGSTWKNVRSKYAKDLILPIWLYADEFEINDSQSSHIIRHTTCGIYYNIPTIPDAFRSRLNTIFVAGLIKKTDIRNAGVNKLFSPLIDVFKTLEEPGLNITSKGKQVVVKFVLTLFQGDNLGIHSSLLFSSGFNATFFCRFCRRPKELLKKDTIEHPDCLRRVADYNHDVIINQPSESGICGNSVFNELNFFHVTENKTVDAMHDLFSNGVCKYGIIEVLDYLIYMKKYFSLEILNKRKREIANVIVENELKRMPDAIEVYNTNKKRKSVSLRMTSSETQVFIYYFTFIIGQYVPHYDNVWNYCKALVKLTELCLLHCYSPADITELRKEIEKHHAMYLELFKQDLKPKHHFIVHYPTVISASGPVVDMMCFRNEAKHKGFKQYSHIINSRKKICYTLGIKASLQFSNDVFKKNFFSENVNEDNYQMFNIKCRSYFSELVQPLSICSSLDFFLANSINYKGTSLRSGHFLTLRINGILYLFEIVEFILHEKKYFVVVNEWKVGEFDEHYYAYKAIRKSQTVEIFRLDMFSSLPLLLCMINDTFYFKEKKYFNNLD; from the coding sequence atgattaaatGTTTTATAGAGAAATGCAATCGTACCATGCCGAATCCGAAcgaatatttcaaacatttaaaaaacgaCCATCGACTACCAGCTTTGTTCGATTATAAATGTACGCACGTCAATTGTCGTCAGACATTTTCCAAACTTTATAcgtttaaaaaacatattttaaaacatgaaGAGCTTGAACCTTCGAATTCATCGGAACTGCAACCCACAGAACTCGCTGATCAATCTATTACATTGGAACCTACAGCGGCAGAGAATGATgtaccaaacaaaaaaaagaagctGCAAAACAAGGACTTCGAGCCAAACAGATTCATCGAAGAGTTCGAAAACACTGCTTTGAATTTTACGCTGGGCCTACACtccaaaaataatataaccCGAAAAGATGTTTATGAgatccaaaaaaaagtaaagaaaatgctttcGGATATTGCTTCTGTTTTGGACAATCTGAATTTGGATACTGGTGATCCGGAAGTAAACTTCTCTTTCAAACAGATAATTGAAtctatgaataatttttttgattctaTGAATTCCGATCATAAGCTGttcgaaaaactgaaaaacaaggGCTTATTTCAATTACCAACTATTGTTTCGCTTGACCAGTCTTCGAATCTACAATTACGGAACAttctagaagaagaagaaaatcaagataGCTTCTTAATATTGATGCCGATTGCTGAGCAACTGAGACTTTTTTTTGAATGTGAGAATGTATTGCAAGACACGCTCGAGAACACCtctaaaatggaaaaatcaaaaGACATTTCGAATCATGTTAATGGATCAACATGGAAAAATGTGAGATCCAAATATGCTAAGGATCTGATTCTCCCAATATGGCTATACGCAGATGAATTCGAAATAAACGATTCACAAAGTTCTCACATCATCCGCCATACGACTTGTGGCATATACTATAATATTCCGACAATCCCGGATGCTTTTCGTTCGAGACTAAACACGATATTTGTTGCCGGATTAATCAAAAAAACTGATATCAGAAACGCTGGAGTCAACAAGCTTTTCTCTCCTTTAATTGATGTTTTCAAAACGTTAGAAGAACCTGGATTGAACATAACCAGCAAAGGAAAACAAGtagttgttaaatttgttttgactttATTTCAAGGCGACAATCTTGGGATCCATTCCTCGTTACTCTTTTCAAGTGGTTTCAACGCTACATTTTTCTGTAGATTTTGCAGGAGGCCAAAGGAACTCCTTAAAAAAGATACTATTGAACATCCAGATTGCCTGAGACGCGTTGCAGATTATAATCACGATGTTATCATAAATCAACCTAGTGAATCGGGAATATGCGGCAATTCAGTCTTCAATGAACTCAATTTCTTTCATGTAACGGAAAATAAGACTGTCGATGCCATGCACGATTTATTCAGTAACGGAGTTTGCAAATATGGAATAATCGAGGTTCTGGATTATttaatttacatgaaaaaatatttttctttagaaATTCTCAATAAAAGGAAAAGGGAGATTGCCAATGTAATCGTTGAGAACGAGTTAAAACGTATGCCGGATGCAATTGAAGTGTACAACACCAATAAAAAACGGAAGTCTGTTTCATTGAGAATGACATCAAGTGAAACACAGGTTTTTATATATTATTTCACTTTTATTATTGGACAGTATGTGCCACATTACGATAATGTTTGGAATTACTGCAAAGCTTTAgtcaaattgacagaattgtgTCTATTACATTGTTATTCACCTGCTGATATAACGGAACTgcgaaaagaaattgaaaaacatcatGCAATGTACTTAGAATTGTTTAAACAAGACTTGAAACCAAAACATCATTTCATTGTACATTATCCAACGGTAATTTCGGCTTCCGGACCTGTGGTAGATATGATGTGCTTCAGAAACGAAGCTAAACATAAAGGATTTAAGCAATATTCACACATTATAAATTCacgtaaaaaaatttgttatacTCTTGGTATAAAAGCGAGTTTGCAATTTTCCAATGatgtatttaagaaaaatttcttctcaGAAAACGTAAATGAGGATAATTATCAAATGTTTAACATAAAGTGTCGCAGTTATTTTTCAGAACTTGTTCAACCACTTTCCATATGCAGCAGCTTGGATTTTTTTCTAGCAAACTCGATCAATTATAAAGGCACAAGTTTGAGATCAGGGCACTTCTTAACACTCAGAATCAatggaattttatatttgtttgaaatagtaGAATTCattcttcatgaaaaaaaatactttgttgTAGTAAATGAATGGAAAGTTGGTGAATTCGATGAGCATTACTATGCGTATAAAGCGATTCGAAAAAGTCAAACAGTAGAAATTTTCCGATTAGATATGTTTTCGAGTTTACCACTATTGCTGTGCATGATAAACGACACATTTtacttcaaagaaaaaaaatattttaataacctGGACTGA
- the LOC129754078 gene encoding mucin-19 yields MNHSQTGGRYTGLGLGGTAPSRSRDFDRSVSNSSMAESTRLEGVIGGNRSQFFSSPSKSVIIGSGTSAKRKPTSPLLNSRTSFKSSSNLASGFGRIDQQIYTDAQSRGLVNRLVKYHDTSQALNRSQSLTSLYSKPGQFPVVHLKKQELKYSPRRNNSSSISSVRIAPPEKSVFQANTRSNIMRSGSLLIPTESHLKMTPQQQGSGEDEIDAENRVIAPTAELDSAPTRSVLDALKEISRKRINNEELDADRIKKQCKELSEVDSGAVGPGGVKRARELPSSSSPPLKGSDYQKKRLCQKNNDISSSLSSSLVMTTPKRIEPVQMRPARLNVDQSFASMVTQHSFGGTALVDGETRFENREPIGKLNRIESEPLPKTRMVSVPEMTIPPVMVKPRPMQPKITLFNKKYDEILLRPDGIDDELNFGSDEDDEIGGRISFIKPKQKSPNLSSENVSLKQVEKSKLSLMLSCLSDEFDDRENEVSKPKDPVVVPEITIPIAKDVVDSPTVVEAEKNNETVKISGISALINNPIKDAGLGKIDPPNDLNKTVGFTNPIGKFTTEAAAKPKVSDSSNNNISKPSDSTFNFGTPTKQVDKQNEKLNSTFSFGTPVADAKATNSEPPPAYTFPTASSAAPVTSTPAVASTGFSLSPAVSSTTAASAIAINSSAQNLISFSPAAVPSIKSAFSIPPASSNNTPAPAATVSTTFGSGVGFSAFKPTQSAAQVVSSTTTSVTAFGTKVSTAASSAATASFTFGTSTSKPISAAPTTASTTSAGAFSFGSKPNTSAIGSAPSTFPSQPSFASTAPTTAPTAPAPAFSFGGSTATSAPSATPVFGVSSTTTNSGFGVFGGSKPSPVTTAPVFGASNTNAFNAPATSKHQAAATPFSFGTSQSSTSSANSNTGTSTFTFASGNTDNTPKSAASTSIFGTSSNNNDSNAPPAFGAQKPVASTFGAVSASNNNTTAPTAAAPVFGSGSMTSSPVFGTASNTNGTAPATAAGNAFGQTSVFGAPQSSQAVSSSNIFGSTTSAVGGMASPFGSSSVNNNTNSGGIFGAASNNATSAQPTAANNNLNGTFSFGAASSGVQAPLASKPFSFGGNNAAPNANPAASAPIKSNSFTFAGAGSQQSSTAAPLGGAKPGFSFSAGSSNANANSAGLPSFGNATQSAGSPFSLGANNTTNNNQATVKPFSFGGTTAPATAQAPVGGGIFNGASATSPVGQAPAFNFSVGSNAGQPPAFNFSAGSGSTGPTLATAGSPFSLLPSGETPTFSVGVGPPVTRRPIRHPTRRR; encoded by the exons atgaatcacAGTCAAACGGGAGGCCGGTACACGGGTCTTGGTTTAGGTGGCACGGCTCCCAGCAGAAGTCGAGATTTTGATCGAAGCGTTAGTAACAGCTCAATGGCAGAATCCACCCGACTGGAAGGGGTCATCGGGGGTAATCGGTCTCAGTTTTTCAGTAGCCCCTCGAAATCGGTTATCATAGGTTCGGGCACAAGTGCTAAGCGAAAACCAACATCTCCCCTGCTGAACAGCAGGACCAGCTTCAAAAGCAGCAGCAATCTAGCGAGCGGATTTGGACGGATCGATCAGCA GATCTACACAGATGCCCAAAGTCGAGGATTGGTAAATCGCTTGGTGAAGTACCATGACACATCGCAAGCGCTGAACCGAAGTCAATCCTTGACCAGTTTATATAGCAAACCGGGTCAGTTTCCGGTGGTTCACTTGAAGAAACAAGAATTAAAATATTCACCTCGGCGCAACAACAGCTCGTCGATCAGCTCGGTTCGCATTGCCCCGCCGGAAAAGTCGGTTTTTCAGGCTAACACCCGGTCGAACATTATGAGGTCCGGATCTTTGTTGATTCCTACAGAGTCACATTTGAAAATGACACCGCAGCAACAGGGAAGTGGCGAAGATGAGATCGATGCCGAAAATCGGGTGATAGCACCTACAGCAGAACTGGATTCGGCTCCAACCAGATCAGTTTTGGATGCTTTGAAGGAGATTTCCAGGAAGCGGATCAACAACGAGGAGTTGGATGCTGATCGAATAAAGAAACAGTGTAAAGAACTTTCGGAGGTAGATTCGGGTGCTGTTGGCCCAGGAGGAGTAAAGCGAGCTCGAGAATTGCCTTCATCTAGTTCTCCACCTTTGAAAGGTTCCGACTATCAAAAAAAGCGTTTGTGTCAGAAAAATAACGACATTTCCAGTTCGCTGAGTTCAAGTTTGGTCATGACAACTCCAAAGCGCATCGAGCCGGTTCAGATGCGTCCTGCACGATTAAATGTCGATCAGTCTTTTGCCTCGATGGTGACGCAGCATTCCTTCGGAGGAACCGCTCTTGTTGATGGGGAAACTAGGTTCGAAAACCGGGAACCTATTGGAAAACTTAATCGTATAGAATCAGAACCCCTTCCAAAAACTCGGATGGTTTCGGTACCGGAGATGACTATCCCGCCAGTGATGGTCAAGCCACGTCCAATGCAACCAAAAATAACGCTGTTCAACAAGAAATACGACGAAATACTGTTACGTCCAGATGGAATTGATGATGAGTTGAACTTCGGATCCGACGAGGATGATGAAATTGGTGGGCGTATAAGTTTTATTAAACCGAAACAAAAATCACCCAATCTGAGCAGTGAAAATGTTAGCCTGAAGCAGGTTGAGAAATCTAAACTTTCATTGATGTTGAGTTGTTTGAGCGACGAATTCGATGATCGAGAAAATGAAGTCAGCAAGCCGAAGGATCCTGTTGTTGTTCCTGAAATAACAATTCCCATTGCAAAGGACGTTGTCGATTCGCCTACAGTTGTTGAGGCTGAGAAAAACAACGAAACTGTAAAAATAAGTGGAATTTCTGCACTGATCAATAATCCAATAAAAGATGCTGGTTTGGGAAAAATTGACCCTCCAAATGATCTCAACAAAACCGTTGGATTCACAAACCCCATTGGCAAGTTTACTACAGAGGCAGCAGCCAAACCAAAAGTATCCGATTCGAGTAATAATAACATTTCGAAGCCGAGTGATTCTACTTTCAATTTTGGCACACCGACAAAACAAGTCgataaacaaaacgaaaaacttAACAGTACTTTCTCATTCGGAACACCTGTTGCTGATGCGAAGGCAACAAATTCAGAACCACCACCAGCTTATACTTTTCCAACAGCTTCATCTGCAGCTCCTGTTACGAGCACTCCGGCAGTCGCTTCTACAGGATTTAGTTTATCTCCGGCAGTTTCATCGACTACTGCTGCATCAGCCATCGCAATCAATTCATCCGCTCAAAATCTGATATCCTTCTCACCGGCTGCGGTGCCGTCTATTAAATCAGCTTTTTCGATTCCACCAGCATCATCCAATAACACTCCAGCACCAGCTGCCACTGTCAGTACCACTTTTGGCAGTGGAGTTGGTTTTAGTGCTTTCAAACCTACGCAATCCGCTGCCCAAGTAGTATCATCAACAACAACGTCCGTTACAGCCTTCGGTACTAAAGTTTCAACAGCTGCCTCCAGTGCCGCAACCGCCAGTTTCACCTTTGGAACATCTACTTCCAAACCAATCTCAGCAGCACCGACAACGGCATCGACAACATCCGCTGGAGCATTTTCCTTCGGGTCAAAACCGAATACCTCGGCCATTGGGTCTGCTCCCTCCACTTTCCCCTCTCAACCGTCATTCGCAAGTACCGCACCGACAACCGCACCAACAGCACCAGCACCTGCTTTCTCTTTCGGTGGATCAACTGCAACTTCGGCCCCGTCCGCTACTCCGGTCTTCGGAGTTAGCTCTACCACAACAAATTCCGGCTTTGGAGTCTTCGGAGGATCAAAACCGTCTCCAGTGACCACTGCGCCCGTTTTCGGGGCCAGTAATACGAATGCATTCAACGCTCCCGCTACAAGCAAACATCAAGCAGCAGCAACACCGTTCAGTTTCGGCACCAGTCAATCATCTACGTCTAGCGCTAACTCCAACACAGGCACCAGCACCTTTACGTTTGCCAGTGGTAACACGGACAACACCCCAAAATCGGCGGCTTCGACCAGCATTTTCGGAACAAGCAGCAACAATAACGACTCAAATGCTCCACCGGCATTTGGGGCACAGAAACCTGTGGCCAGCACTTTCGGAGCGGTATCGGCATCAAACAACAACACGACAGCACCAACGGCAGCAGCACCAGTCTTCGGATCAGGTTCAATGACTTCCAGCCCTGTCTTTGGTACGGCATCGAATACAAACGGTACGGcaccagcaacagcagcaggaaACGCGTTCGGCCAGACATCGGTGTTCGGTGCGCCTCAGAGCAGTCAAGCGGTTAGCAGCAG TAACATATTTGGTTCTACAACCAGCGCCGTTGGAGGAATGGCGTCTCCTTTTGGGTCATCATCGGTAAACAATAATACCAATTCAGGAGGAATCTTCGGAGCGGCTTCCAATAATGCAACATCTGCCCAACCGACGGCAGCAAACAACAACTTGAATGGTACGTTTTCCTTTGGTGCAGCCTCGTCCGGAGTTCAAGCCCCGCTAGCCAGCAAGCCATTCTCCTTTGGTGGAAACAATGCTGCTCCCAATGCCAATCCCGCTGCTAGTGCCCCGATCAAATCAAACAGCTTTACATTCGCGGGCGCAGGTAGTCAACAATCTTCGACAGCTGCTCCGCTGGGAGGGGCCAAACCGGGCTTCAGTTTTTCCGCTGGATCTAGTAACGCAAACGCCAACAGTGCCGGTTTGCCAAGCTTTGGAAATGCGACCCAATCTGCAGGTAGTCCATTTTCACTTGGCGCAAATAATACCACCAACAACAATCAAGCAACCGTGAAACCATTCTCAT